A section of the Arabiibacter massiliensis genome encodes:
- a CDS encoding glycosyltransferase family 2 protein, with protein sequence MLWIVVPCYNESVVLPLTAPLFLEELSSLIEKDMVGDQSRIVFVDDGSKDETWDIILSLAGSDEHFQGIALSRNRGHQNALLAGLMEARGYCDAAITIDCDGQDDIHAISQMVESYLEGYEVVYGVRSDRSSDSTFKRLSAEGFYRFMRAMGVETVFNHADYRLMSVDALNALSEYSEVNLFLRGLVPLVGYSSTTVSFSRASRVAGESHYPLGKMLHLAFDGITSLSIKPIHVVSGLGIAIGILGFAGTLWVIASYLAGSTVSGWASTACIILLLGGIQLVCLGVVGEYIGKIYLESKARPRYEIADRTWNRRIRHYKG encoded by the coding sequence GTGCTCTGGATAGTGGTGCCTTGTTATAACGAGAGCGTTGTCCTTCCCCTCACAGCCCCGCTCTTTCTCGAAGAGCTATCTTCACTCATCGAAAAGGACATGGTGGGCGACCAGAGTCGTATCGTCTTCGTCGATGACGGCTCGAAAGACGAAACCTGGGACATCATCCTCTCGCTCGCAGGGTCTGACGAGCACTTCCAGGGCATCGCCCTTAGTCGCAACAGAGGCCATCAAAACGCATTGCTTGCCGGACTCATGGAAGCTCGGGGTTATTGCGATGCTGCTATTACCATCGATTGCGACGGACAAGATGATATACATGCAATTTCGCAGATGGTCGAGTCATACCTCGAAGGATATGAGGTTGTGTACGGAGTCCGAAGCGACCGCAGCAGCGACTCGACTTTTAAAAGACTTTCAGCAGAAGGCTTCTATCGCTTCATGAGGGCGATGGGCGTGGAAACCGTCTTTAACCATGCGGATTATCGCCTTATGAGCGTCGATGCCCTAAACGCCCTTTCCGAGTACAGCGAAGTAAATTTGTTTCTTAGAGGGCTGGTGCCCCTTGTGGGATACTCCAGCACAACGGTAAGCTTCAGCAGGGCAAGTAGAGTGGCCGGTGAGAGCCACTATCCGCTAGGAAAGATGCTTCACCTAGCTTTTGATGGCATCACAAGTCTTTCCATCAAACCCATCCATGTCGTCAGCGGCCTAGGCATCGCAATAGGAATTTTGGGATTCGCAGGAACGCTGTGGGTTATCGCATCCTATCTTGCGGGGAGCACGGTTTCAGGATGGGCAAGCACCGCTTGCATTATCCTGTTGCTAGGAGGAATCCAGCTTGTCTGTCTGGGTGTTGTTGGTGAATATATCGGAAAGATCTATCTGGAATCGAAGGCTCGCCCTCGGTACGAAATAGCTGACCGAACGTGGAATCGTCGAATTCGTCATTACAAGGGATAG
- the dltA gene encoding D-alanine--poly(phosphoribitol) ligase subunit DltA → MPEESRFLRAVEAMCDAHPDRLAFANTRRGGGATYRELRDKSNALAAHLSEHAPAGKPVVVYGHKSPLMLVSFLAALKSGRAYAPIDVAYPEDRVNDILDQIGHPLVISTADDGFVGDPSLASAVLELDEVERIAQIPAEPADPAAWVSGDDVFYLLFTSGSTGRPKGVQMPSRCVDAFMDYFVTLLPDCDSQVCFNRVPYTFDVSLFDIIPGLATGATLFALEKECEQSAVEMYRALGESGMTVWISTPSFVEICLADPQFSRELLPNLKTMILCGEVFRTSVAKALIERFPSTNILNTYGPTETQAVCDIVVDEDVARGFDPLPVGFMSSGMEAFILDPESFEPVPTGVEGEIYLAGATVSLGYYGRPDLTDKVFVEREVAPGRTLLCYKTGDKGFLDEASRLFCLGRLDFQVKLNGFRIELGDVEQNINGVPYVENSVVLPAFKEGKPTHLVAHVVLSDPDLPRTFKTAQMLRQDLKHILPEYMLPKKVVFHEAFALNTNGKVDRKALA, encoded by the coding sequence GTGCCCGAGGAGAGCAGGTTCTTGCGTGCCGTTGAAGCCATGTGCGACGCGCATCCCGACCGACTGGCGTTCGCAAATACGCGCAGGGGGGGGGGTGCCACTTATCGCGAGCTTCGTGACAAGTCGAATGCTTTAGCCGCGCACCTCTCCGAGCACGCGCCGGCGGGAAAGCCCGTCGTCGTGTACGGCCACAAGTCGCCGCTCATGCTCGTGAGTTTTTTGGCCGCGTTGAAGAGCGGGCGCGCCTACGCTCCCATCGATGTGGCGTACCCTGAGGATCGCGTGAACGATATCCTCGACCAGATCGGCCATCCCCTCGTCATCTCGACGGCCGACGACGGCTTCGTCGGCGATCCGTCGCTCGCCTCCGCCGTTCTGGAGCTCGACGAAGTCGAGCGCATCGCGCAGATACCGGCAGAGCCGGCCGATCCTGCCGCATGGGTGTCGGGCGACGACGTGTTCTACCTCCTGTTCACATCTGGCAGCACGGGGCGGCCCAAGGGCGTGCAGATGCCCAGTCGTTGCGTGGACGCCTTCATGGACTACTTCGTCACGCTTCTTCCCGACTGCGACTCGCAGGTGTGCTTCAACCGCGTGCCCTACACGTTCGACGTGAGCCTGTTCGATATCATCCCGGGCTTGGCGACGGGTGCCACGCTGTTCGCGCTCGAGAAGGAATGCGAGCAAAGCGCGGTTGAGATGTACCGTGCCCTCGGCGAAAGCGGCATGACCGTGTGGATCTCGACTCCCTCGTTCGTCGAGATATGTCTGGCTGACCCTCAGTTCTCGCGGGAGCTCCTCCCTAACCTCAAGACGATGATCCTCTGCGGCGAGGTGTTTCGCACTTCTGTGGCGAAGGCCCTGATCGAGAGATTCCCTTCGACGAATATCCTCAACACGTACGGCCCGACCGAGACTCAGGCGGTGTGCGACATCGTCGTCGACGAGGATGTCGCGCGAGGCTTCGACCCCCTGCCGGTGGGCTTCATGAGCTCGGGCATGGAGGCGTTCATCCTCGATCCGGAAAGCTTCGAGCCTGTTCCGACGGGCGTGGAAGGGGAGATCTACCTTGCCGGCGCCACGGTGTCGCTGGGCTATTACGGACGGCCCGACCTCACGGACAAGGTGTTCGTCGAGCGCGAAGTCGCGCCCGGCCGAACGCTCCTGTGCTACAAGACGGGCGACAAGGGCTTCCTCGACGAGGCGAGCCGCCTGTTCTGCCTGGGCCGCCTCGACTTCCAGGTGAAGCTGAACGGGTTCCGCATCGAGCTGGGCGATGTCGAGCAGAACATCAACGGCGTGCCGTACGTTGAGAACTCGGTGGTGCTGCCCGCCTTCAAAGAGGGAAAGCCCACCCATCTTGTCGCGCATGTCGTCCTGTCCGACCCCGATCTGCCGCGCACGTTCAAGACCGCGCAGATGCTGCGTCAGGATCTCAAGCATATTTTGCCCGAGTACATGCTGCCCAAGAAAGTCGTCTTCCACGAGGCCTTCGCGTTGAACACGAACGGCAAAGTCGATCGCAAAGCGCTCGCGTAG
- the dltB gene encoding D-alanyl-lipoteichoic acid biosynthesis protein DltB, whose amino-acid sequence MSFYLQPSFFILLAIAVVPAAVLGFMGKRIKRYGLVASCAFLLLLFGKDPAGLIAFLLFLAIAFGATFWELRSWKTGEKALWKFRLALVAVLAPLVVYKVGAVFDQNLLGFIGISYITFKAVQVVIEVRDGLIEDLPPLDYLYFLVFFAPFTSGPIDRSRRFSEDANRVYSRSEYADLLARGIMLLLAGAVYQMVIATILFTQFTPEAFGDASLVHNMAAAVKDAYAYGLYLFFDFAGYSLMAMGASYCFGIKTPRNFRAPFAALDVKEFWNRWHMTLSFWLRDFVFMRFTRWATKRKAFASRLQTACWGYIVDFALMGAWHGLTADYLVYGLYYGVLLAATDVYQKKSKFHKAHKKDLWYKGLQWVLTINLVMLGMSIFSGQLHTIVGGLIHG is encoded by the coding sequence ATGTCGTTTTACCTGCAACCGTCGTTCTTCATCCTGCTTGCCATTGCCGTCGTGCCGGCGGCTGTGCTCGGCTTCATGGGAAAGCGGATCAAGCGCTACGGTCTCGTCGCCTCGTGCGCCTTCCTCTTGCTTCTGTTCGGAAAAGACCCAGCCGGCCTGATCGCGTTCCTGCTGTTCCTCGCCATCGCCTTCGGGGCGACGTTCTGGGAGCTGCGCAGTTGGAAGACGGGCGAGAAGGCGCTCTGGAAGTTTCGCCTCGCCCTCGTTGCGGTGCTCGCACCGCTCGTCGTGTACAAGGTGGGAGCGGTGTTCGACCAGAACCTGCTCGGCTTTATCGGCATCTCCTACATCACGTTCAAGGCGGTGCAGGTTGTCATCGAGGTGCGCGACGGGCTGATTGAAGATCTGCCTCCCCTCGACTACTTGTACTTCCTCGTGTTCTTCGCGCCGTTCACCTCCGGCCCCATCGATCGGAGCCGGCGGTTCTCAGAGGACGCCAACCGCGTCTACTCGCGCTCGGAGTACGCCGATCTGCTCGCGCGGGGCATCATGCTTCTGCTTGCGGGCGCGGTCTACCAGATGGTGATCGCCACTATTCTGTTCACGCAGTTCACGCCCGAGGCGTTCGGCGACGCGTCGCTTGTCCATAACATGGCCGCCGCCGTCAAAGACGCCTACGCCTACGGGCTCTACCTTTTCTTCGACTTCGCCGGCTACTCGCTCATGGCCATGGGGGCGAGCTACTGCTTCGGCATTAAGACGCCGCGCAACTTCCGGGCTCCGTTCGCCGCGCTCGACGTGAAGGAGTTCTGGAACCGCTGGCATATGACGCTCTCGTTCTGGTTGCGTGACTTCGTGTTCATGCGCTTCACGCGCTGGGCCACGAAGCGCAAGGCGTTCGCCTCACGCCTCCAGACGGCGTGCTGGGGCTACATCGTGGACTTCGCGCTCATGGGCGCTTGGCACGGGCTGACTGCGGACTACCTTGTGTACGGCCTCTACTACGGCGTGCTCTTGGCGGCCACGGATGTGTACCAGAAGAAGTCGAAGTTCCACAAGGCGCATAAGAAGGATCTTTGGTACAAGGGGCTGCAGTGGGTGCTCACCATCAACCTGGTGATGCTCGGCATGTCCATCTTCTCAGGTCAATTGCATACGATTGTAGGAGGTTTGATTCATGGATAA
- the dltC gene encoding D-alanine--poly(phosphoribitol) ligase subunit DltC: protein MDKAEVEERTLALLAEICDDEVVYEERDIDLFEAGLLDSMAAIEVLVGIEDEFGVEIAPTAVEREEMNSVNKIIHQIAIRVG from the coding sequence ATGGATAAGGCAGAAGTGGAAGAGAGGACCCTCGCATTGCTGGCGGAGATCTGCGATGACGAGGTGGTGTACGAGGAGCGCGACATCGACCTGTTCGAGGCGGGGTTGCTCGACTCGATGGCGGCCATCGAGGTGCTCGTGGGCATCGAGGACGAGTTCGGCGTGGAGATAGCCCCAACCGCCGTCGAGCGCGAGGAGATGAACTCGGTCAACAAGATCATCCACCAGATCGCGATCAGGGTGGGGTAG
- the dltD gene encoding D-alanyl-lipoteichoic acid biosynthesis protein DltD: MRRLIAVLCAFAVALGAGAWYVASSPSEAEARRAFVDSPFYVFPQPVEINDLDVLSELIEVRVSQGDNPRLLMGSSELTRRDPCSSHPTHFFGEHNYGFDTISIGDAGFQSLWQAMEVGALKHLDAVPGNKVALIVGMQWFFGDGCSSEAFLNSFSEDAYRACMANSSISEETKRAITERASQLGKDRESLERSSSKFFPDRIDAEVDELFGSSEKLEELRQAVSDNTPIPEGRFDPASEPDWDALIELSVAEGESACTTNDIGVFDEYYETYIMPWLEETKDMPIPEPTAEWSQKELGDFKLYLQVCKETGIEPLIIIMPVKGMYYDRSIHSYESRQIYYDMIRSTCEQYGVEYADYSEYEYDTYFMRDVMHFGWTGWAHVDQALYEFFGGEAS, translated from the coding sequence ATGAGACGCTTGATCGCAGTTCTCTGCGCGTTCGCCGTCGCTTTGGGCGCGGGGGCTTGGTATGTTGCGAGCTCGCCCTCGGAGGCAGAGGCGCGACGTGCATTCGTGGATTCCCCTTTCTATGTGTTTCCTCAGCCTGTGGAGATTAACGATCTCGATGTGCTCTCCGAGCTCATCGAGGTGCGAGTTTCGCAAGGAGACAACCCCCGGCTTCTCATGGGGTCGTCAGAGCTAACCCGTCGCGATCCCTGTTCTTCGCATCCGACGCATTTTTTTGGTGAGCACAACTACGGCTTTGATACGATCTCGATCGGAGATGCAGGATTTCAGAGTTTATGGCAGGCTATGGAGGTGGGAGCCCTGAAGCACCTCGACGCGGTTCCCGGAAACAAGGTCGCTTTAATCGTCGGTATGCAATGGTTCTTCGGGGACGGATGTTCGTCGGAGGCGTTTCTTAACAGCTTCTCGGAAGATGCATATCGTGCCTGCATGGCCAACTCGAGCATCTCTGAAGAAACGAAGAGGGCTATCACCGAGCGTGCGTCGCAGTTGGGAAAAGATCGCGAGTCTTTGGAGCGCTCCTCTTCTAAGTTTTTCCCGGATCGTATCGATGCTGAGGTTGACGAGCTTTTCGGTAGCTCGGAAAAATTGGAAGAATTGAGACAGGCCGTGTCCGATAATACGCCTATTCCTGAAGGTCGGTTCGATCCCGCTTCCGAGCCTGACTGGGATGCCTTGATAGAGCTTTCCGTTGCCGAGGGGGAGTCGGCTTGCACCACAAACGACATAGGCGTTTTCGACGAATACTACGAAACGTACATCATGCCATGGCTTGAAGAAACAAAAGATATGCCGATACCTGAGCCGACGGCAGAATGGAGTCAAAAAGAACTCGGGGATTTCAAGCTTTACTTGCAGGTGTGCAAGGAGACGGGCATCGAACCTTTGATCATCATCATGCCTGTCAAGGGGATGTATTACGACCGGTCTATTCACAGTTACGAGAGCAGACAGATTTATTACGATATGATTCGCTCAACGTGCGAGCAGTATGGGGTCGAGTATGCAGACTACTCGGAGTACGAGTACGACACGTACTTCATGCGCGATGTCATGCACTTTGGGTGGACGGGCTGGGCTCACGTTGATCAAGCGCTCTACGAGTTCTTTGGAGGCGAGGCGTCGTGA
- the polA gene encoding DNA polymerase I, with product MPKKIAVIDGNSLMHRAYHAVPPTMNAPDGRPTNAVFGFLAMLLKFIDIAGPDALICAFDAGRPEFRMRAIEQYKAQRPPMDDDLKVQFPIIEELLEAMGIPVVRIKGWEGDDILGTVAARNEGLGYETLLVTGDKDAYQLASDTTRIVTTKKGITDVAIYGPAEVLERYGVTPAQVPDYLGLKGDSSDNIPGVPGIGEKTAAKLLQQYGSLEGLYEHVDELKGKQKERIVENKDAAFASREVATIVRDLDFPLDLEGCSFPSFEPEAVTEAFKKVQFNAHLSRVLKLVGKELEKKAAPIAWEPVVAGPEADALVDTAIARGESLGVAFVEPEQASLFNADLTCAVATSQGTALFEDDGGLAAFACIVRGAPFAALDVKQALHRIYPADTAEPALVDDADLMDMRAFDLGLAGYVLNSSVSEYSFDALLDAYCGGVLPETKAEADLACAQAAAARMLVGPLTEALERDGSARAYFDIDLPLVAVLAVMERTGAALDCDRLAELGASTQTELDELKVRIFEMAGEEFNLDSPKQLSRILFEVLGLKPKKKNQRGYSTDAAVLKELCADHELPSLVLRYRELAKIKSTYIDALPRMRAGDGRVHTCFNETVTTTGRLSSSDPNLQNIPVRTEFGRQIRECFVPLEADAKFLSADYSQIELRLLAHLSGDEHLVAAFCSGADFHAATAARVFGLAVEDVTPELRSRAKAVNFGIVYGQQAFGLSQSLGISFGEAKDMIDRYFEAYPGVRSYLDATVKEAKEKGFAETMFGRKRHIPELRASNANQRGFGERTAMNHPMQGSAADIIKLAMGEVQRRLMAGGFRAKLLLQVHDELDFSVPEDEIETLSAMVRDVMENIAELRVPLDVDVSCGDNWAESH from the coding sequence ATGCCGAAGAAGATCGCCGTCATCGACGGCAACTCGCTCATGCACCGCGCCTACCACGCCGTGCCCCCCACCATGAACGCGCCGGACGGGCGGCCCACCAACGCCGTGTTCGGCTTCCTGGCCATGCTGCTGAAATTCATCGACATCGCCGGCCCCGACGCGCTCATCTGCGCGTTCGATGCGGGCCGCCCGGAATTCCGCATGCGCGCGATCGAGCAGTACAAGGCCCAGCGCCCGCCCATGGACGACGACCTCAAGGTGCAGTTCCCCATCATCGAGGAGCTCTTGGAGGCCATGGGAATCCCCGTGGTGCGCATCAAGGGCTGGGAGGGCGACGACATCCTGGGCACGGTGGCCGCGCGCAACGAGGGGCTGGGTTACGAGACGCTGCTCGTGACGGGCGACAAGGACGCCTACCAGCTGGCCAGCGACACGACGCGCATCGTCACCACCAAGAAGGGCATCACCGACGTGGCCATCTACGGCCCGGCCGAGGTGCTCGAGCGCTACGGCGTGACGCCTGCGCAGGTGCCCGACTACCTGGGGCTCAAGGGCGACTCCTCCGACAACATCCCCGGCGTGCCCGGCATCGGCGAGAAGACGGCCGCCAAGCTCCTGCAGCAGTACGGCAGCCTCGAGGGCCTCTACGAGCACGTCGACGAGCTCAAGGGCAAGCAGAAGGAGCGCATCGTCGAGAACAAGGACGCCGCCTTCGCGAGCCGCGAGGTGGCCACCATCGTGCGCGACCTCGACTTCCCGCTCGACCTCGAGGGGTGCAGCTTCCCCTCCTTCGAGCCGGAAGCCGTGACCGAGGCGTTCAAGAAAGTGCAGTTCAACGCTCATCTGAGCCGCGTGCTCAAGCTGGTGGGCAAGGAGCTGGAGAAGAAGGCCGCGCCCATCGCGTGGGAGCCCGTCGTCGCGGGCCCCGAGGCCGACGCGCTCGTGGACACGGCCATCGCGCGCGGCGAGTCGCTCGGCGTGGCGTTCGTGGAGCCCGAGCAGGCCTCGCTCTTCAACGCCGACCTCACCTGCGCGGTCGCCACCTCCCAGGGCACCGCGCTCTTCGAGGACGACGGGGGCCTCGCCGCCTTCGCGTGCATCGTGCGCGGCGCGCCGTTCGCCGCCCTCGACGTGAAGCAGGCGCTCCACCGCATCTACCCGGCCGACACCGCCGAGCCCGCACTCGTCGACGACGCCGACCTCATGGACATGCGCGCCTTTGACCTGGGCCTTGCCGGCTACGTGCTGAACTCCTCGGTATCCGAGTATTCCTTCGACGCGCTCTTGGACGCGTACTGCGGCGGCGTGCTGCCCGAGACGAAGGCCGAGGCCGACCTCGCCTGCGCCCAGGCCGCCGCCGCGCGCATGCTCGTGGGTCCGCTCACCGAGGCGCTCGAGCGCGACGGCAGCGCGCGTGCCTACTTCGACATCGACCTGCCGCTCGTGGCGGTGCTCGCCGTCATGGAGCGCACGGGCGCGGCGCTCGACTGCGACCGCCTGGCCGAGCTCGGCGCGTCCACGCAGACCGAGCTCGACGAGCTCAAGGTGCGCATCTTCGAGATGGCAGGGGAGGAGTTCAATCTCGACAGCCCCAAGCAGCTCTCGCGCATCCTGTTCGAGGTGCTCGGCCTCAAGCCCAAGAAGAAGAACCAGCGCGGCTACTCCACCGACGCCGCCGTGCTCAAGGAGCTGTGCGCCGACCACGAGCTGCCTTCTCTCGTGCTGCGCTACCGCGAGCTGGCCAAGATCAAGTCCACCTACATCGACGCGCTGCCCCGCATGCGCGCCGGCGACGGGCGCGTGCACACCTGCTTCAACGAGACGGTCACCACGACGGGCCGCCTGTCCTCCTCCGACCCGAACCTGCAGAACATCCCCGTGCGCACCGAGTTCGGACGGCAGATCCGCGAGTGCTTCGTGCCGCTCGAGGCGGACGCCAAGTTCCTCTCGGCCGACTACTCGCAGATCGAGCTTCGGCTGCTCGCGCACCTCTCCGGCGACGAGCACCTCGTGGCCGCGTTCTGCTCCGGCGCGGACTTCCACGCCGCCACGGCCGCGCGCGTGTTCGGCCTGGCCGTGGAGGACGTGACGCCGGAGCTGCGCAGCCGCGCGAAGGCCGTGAACTTCGGCATCGTGTACGGCCAGCAGGCCTTCGGCTTGTCGCAGAGCCTGGGCATCTCGTTCGGCGAGGCCAAGGACATGATCGACCGCTACTTCGAGGCGTACCCCGGCGTGCGCTCCTACCTGGACGCCACGGTGAAAGAGGCCAAGGAGAAGGGCTTCGCCGAGACGATGTTCGGCCGCAAGCGCCACATCCCCGAGCTGCGCGCCTCCAACGCCAACCAGCGCGGCTTCGGCGAGCGCACGGCCATGAACCACCCCATGCAGGGCAGCGCCGCCGACATCATCAAGCTCGCGATGGGCGAGGTGCAGCGCCGCCTCATGGCCGGGGGATTCCGGGCGAAGCTGCTGCTGCAGGTGCACGACGAGCTGGACTTCAGCGTGCCCGAGGATGAGATCGAGACGCTGTCGGCCATGGTGCGCGACGTCATGGAGAACATCGCCGAGCTGCGCGTGCCCCTCGACGTGGACGTCTCCTGCGGCGACAACTGGGCCGAGTCTCACTAG
- the rplU gene encoding 50S ribosomal protein L21 gives MYAIVKTGGKQYKVAPGDKLNIEKLDAAVGDKVELEAICVVDGANVEADPAKAAATKVTAIVLEQFKGEKQLVFKFKKRKNYKKLRGHRQQLTRVQIEAVGAAKAEKPAAKKAAKKAEKPASEDAE, from the coding sequence ATGTACGCAATCGTAAAAACGGGCGGCAAGCAGTACAAAGTCGCGCCCGGAGACAAGCTGAACATCGAGAAGCTCGATGCCGCCGTGGGCGACAAGGTCGAGCTCGAGGCCATCTGCGTGGTCGACGGCGCGAACGTCGAGGCTGACCCCGCGAAGGCCGCGGCCACGAAGGTCACCGCCATCGTGCTCGAGCAGTTCAAGGGCGAGAAGCAGCTCGTCTTCAAGTTCAAGAAGCGCAAGAACTACAAGAAGCTGCGCGGCCATCGCCAGCAGCTCACGCGCGTTCAGATCGAGGCCGTCGGCGCGGCGAAGGCTGAGAAGCCGGCTGCCAAGAAGGCCGCGAAGAAGGCCGAGAAGCCCGCGTCCGAAGACGCCGAGTAA
- the rpmA gene encoding 50S ribosomal protein L27, producing MAHKKGLGSSRNGRDSHAQRLGVKMFAGQTVKTGNVIVRQRGTHIHPGENVGRGKDDTLFALCDGTLEFTKGVKHKVHVRREA from the coding sequence ATGGCTCACAAGAAAGGTCTCGGTTCCAGCCGTAACGGCCGCGATTCCCACGCGCAGCGCCTCGGCGTGAAGATGTTCGCCGGCCAGACGGTCAAGACGGGCAACGTCATCGTCCGCCAGCGCGGCACGCACATCCATCCGGGCGAGAACGTCGGCCGCGGTAAGGACGACACGCTGTTCGCCCTCTGCGACGGCACGCTGGAGTTCACGAAGGGCGTCAAGCACAAGGTCCACGTGCGTCGCGAGGCGTAA
- the obgE gene encoding GTPase ObgE has translation MFIDKVRIHVKGGDGGAGCMSFRREAHVPKGGPDGGDGGHGGSIVVEADASLSSLIEYRFKHHFKAERGTHGKGSRMHGATGEDLVLKVPVGTVVREYFEDSRETGELIADLTCDGERVVVAEGGTGGRGNIHFVTSTRRAPAFAELGEPAQEGWIELEMKLMADAALVGMPSAGKSSLIAKMSAARPKIADYPFTTLVPNLGVARSGDLSFVAADIPGLIEGAHEGRGLGHEFLRHIERTALIVHVVDLTGDYEGRDPLEDYDVINRELALYADELAARPRIVVANKIDVAGTEEAAERLAARVRADSVAAAGGDEFAPSPIDPTLYRISALTGEGVDGLKAAIARKVHELREEARAEAASDVQYDHVWEHKRALRDKQFKAVKLSEGIFRVSGPQVERMVVQTDWENEEAIAFLQHRLKRLGVETALERAGAVDGDEIRIVGRAFEFESARTAEDAYKELDL, from the coding sequence GTGTTCATCGACAAAGTGAGAATCCATGTGAAGGGCGGGGACGGCGGCGCCGGCTGCATGTCGTTTCGCCGCGAGGCCCATGTGCCGAAGGGCGGGCCCGACGGCGGCGACGGCGGCCACGGCGGCAGCATCGTGGTGGAGGCGGACGCGAGCCTGTCCTCCCTCATCGAATACCGCTTCAAGCACCACTTCAAGGCCGAGCGCGGCACGCACGGCAAGGGCAGCCGCATGCACGGCGCCACGGGCGAGGACCTCGTGCTGAAGGTGCCGGTGGGCACCGTGGTGCGCGAGTACTTCGAGGACTCCAGGGAAACCGGCGAGCTCATCGCCGACCTCACGTGCGACGGCGAGCGCGTCGTCGTGGCCGAGGGCGGCACGGGCGGCCGCGGCAACATCCACTTCGTCACGTCGACGCGCCGTGCGCCCGCGTTCGCGGAGCTCGGCGAGCCCGCGCAGGAGGGCTGGATCGAGCTCGAGATGAAGCTCATGGCCGACGCGGCGCTCGTGGGCATGCCGAGCGCGGGCAAGTCCTCCCTCATCGCGAAGATGAGCGCGGCCCGTCCGAAGATCGCCGACTATCCGTTCACCACGCTCGTGCCGAACCTCGGCGTGGCGCGCTCCGGCGATCTGAGCTTCGTGGCCGCCGACATCCCCGGCCTCATCGAGGGCGCGCACGAGGGGCGGGGGCTGGGACATGAGTTCCTGCGCCACATCGAGCGCACGGCCCTCATCGTGCACGTGGTGGACCTGACGGGCGACTACGAGGGGCGCGACCCGCTCGAGGACTACGACGTCATCAACCGGGAGCTCGCGCTCTACGCCGACGAGCTGGCGGCGCGCCCGCGCATCGTGGTGGCGAACAAGATCGACGTCGCCGGCACCGAGGAGGCGGCGGAGCGCCTCGCGGCGCGCGTGCGCGCGGACTCCGTCGCGGCCGCGGGCGGCGACGAGTTCGCCCCGAGCCCCATCGATCCCACGCTCTACCGCATCAGCGCGCTCACCGGCGAGGGCGTGGACGGCCTCAAGGCCGCCATCGCGCGCAAGGTGCACGAGCTGCGCGAGGAGGCGCGCGCCGAGGCCGCGTCCGACGTGCAGTACGACCACGTGTGGGAGCACAAGCGCGCGCTGCGCGACAAGCAGTTCAAGGCGGTCAAGCTCTCCGAGGGCATCTTCCGCGTGTCGGGCCCGCAGGTGGAGCGCATGGTGGTGCAGACCGATTGGGAGAACGAGGAGGCCATCGCCTTTTTGCAGCATCGCCTGAAGCGCCTGGGCGTGGAGACGGCGCTCGAGCGCGCCGGCGCGGTGGACGGCGATGAGATCCGCATCGTAGGCCGGGCGTTCGAGTTCGAGTCGGCGCGCACGGCGGAGGACGCGTACAAGGAGCTGGACCTGTGA